In a single window of the Motilibacter peucedani genome:
- a CDS encoding zinc-binding dehydrogenase has translation MRAAVLRSPGTPVQVEDVELADPHEGELRVRVEAAGVCHTELHYMSGDIPCPLPVVLGHEGVGVVEESRAPDVSVGDRVVFTWRPRCGQCEYCVTGRPVMCVYGRVQARSGGLMDATSRLSTPAGEQVHHFLGVSCFAEHVVLSRRAAVVVPEEVPSAVAAIAGCAVVTGVGAVLNVASAEGSLAGRSLLVVGAGGVGLSAVIGAHLVGAGPVVVVDVAADKLALASRLGATATVDASGLSPAEVVEAVQEATGGGAHMAVEAVGAPATLAQAFSAVRPGGTVVAVGLSAVGATVPVPVNELVQQQKRLVGSLYGSANPPVDLPRLLELYAAGRLPLDLLLGASYPLERVAEAYDALASGAVGRAVVVPGAAA, from the coding sequence GTGAGGGCGGCGGTCCTGCGCTCACCCGGCACCCCGGTCCAGGTCGAGGACGTCGAGCTGGCCGACCCGCACGAGGGCGAGCTCCGCGTACGCGTCGAGGCGGCCGGCGTCTGCCACACCGAGCTGCACTACATGAGCGGTGACATCCCCTGCCCGCTGCCGGTCGTCCTCGGTCACGAGGGGGTCGGGGTGGTCGAGGAGTCGCGCGCGCCCGACGTCTCGGTGGGCGACCGGGTCGTGTTCACGTGGCGGCCGAGGTGCGGGCAGTGCGAGTACTGCGTGACCGGCCGGCCGGTGATGTGCGTCTACGGCCGCGTCCAGGCACGCAGCGGCGGGCTCATGGACGCGACGTCGCGGCTCTCGACGCCCGCGGGGGAGCAGGTGCACCACTTCCTCGGGGTGTCGTGCTTCGCCGAGCACGTGGTGCTGTCGCGCCGCGCGGCGGTGGTGGTGCCTGAGGAGGTGCCTTCAGCGGTGGCGGCGATCGCCGGCTGCGCGGTCGTGACCGGGGTCGGGGCCGTGCTCAACGTGGCCTCGGCCGAGGGGTCCCTGGCAGGACGCTCGCTTCTCGTGGTCGGGGCGGGCGGCGTCGGCCTCTCGGCCGTCATAGGCGCGCACCTGGTCGGGGCCGGGCCGGTCGTGGTCGTCGACGTGGCGGCCGACAAGCTGGCGCTCGCGTCGCGGCTCGGGGCGACGGCCACCGTCGACGCCTCGGGGCTCTCGCCCGCCGAGGTGGTCGAGGCGGTGCAGGAGGCGACCGGCGGTGGGGCGCACATGGCGGTGGAGGCCGTCGGCGCCCCCGCCACCCTGGCCCAGGCGTTCAGCGCCGTCCGGCCGGGCGGCACGGTGGTCGCGGTGGGCCTCTCCGCGGTCGGGGCGACCGTGCCCGTGCCGGTCAACGAGCTCGTGCAGCAGCAGAAGCGCCTGGTCGGCAGCCTCTACGGCTCGGCCAACCCGCCGGTCGACCTGCCGCGCCTGCTCGAGCTGTACGCCGCCGGCCGGCTCCCGCTCGACCTGCTGCTGGGTGCTTCCTACCCGCTCGAGCGCGTCGCGGAGGCCTACGACGCGCTCGCGTCGGGGGCGGTCGGGCGCGCGGTCGTCGTGCCGGGAGCGGCTGCGTGA